The DNA window CGCGATGGTGGTGTCCGACAGCCTGATCTGGCAGTTGATGGCACGGGCGAGCCAGGATTCGGCCGAGGCGGTTTTGCGCCGGCTGATCGCGTTCCGCACGCGCTATGCGCCTACCGACTCCTGTTGGGCTGCGGCGAACTGGTTCCGGCAGCAACTCGCAGCCTACGGTTGCGACTCGACGTATCTCGATACCTTCCACATGCCGCTCGACACCCAGACCGTGAACGTGGTCGGCGTGAAGCTGGGGCGGGTCAACCCCAACCTGATACACATCGTCTGCGGGCACATCGACAATACGTCGGAGACGCCGGAGACGTTCGCGCCCGGTTCCGACGACAACGCATCCGGTTGCGGGCTGGTGCTCGAGGCGGCCCGTATCTTCCAGGGAATCGAGTTCGACTACACGGTGCTGTTCGTCGGGTTCGGCGCGGAGGAGTTCGGGCTGGTCGGATCCGACACCATGGCGCGCGAATGCCGCGAGCGGGGTGACACCATCGTCCTGGTCATAAACCACGACATGAATTCGTACGGCACGGCCGGACGCGACAGCATCCGCGTCGTAGGCAAGCGGTCAAACCCGCCCTGCTCCACCTGGGTCGAGTACTACATGGCGATGGCCGACACGTTCACCGATCTGAAGTGCCACAGGGAGATTGTCGACGACCAGGCGAGCTCGGACCAGCACTCGTTCTGGAAGTACGGATATGCCGCCATCCGCGACCGCTACCTCGACCGCGACCCGGTGTATCACACGACCGGTGACACTATCGGCCCGTTCGAGTACTACATGTGCGGCACCAATAACGTCCCGATGTATACGGAGGCGATCAAGGCCACCGTCGCGACCGTAGCGCGCCTCGCCGGCGCGCGCGCAGATACGACCGGCGTTTCGGAGTCCCGGCCGGTGCCGCTAAGCGTTGACCTCCGCGTCTTGCCGAGCGTGGGTCGGGCACCGGTTCTCATCCGCCTCTCCCCTGCCGTTCGACCGGTTGCGGTCTACGACGCGATGGGCCGCTGCATCCGGACTCTTTCTGCTCCCCAATGCCACCCCATCCGTATACTCTCGGCGCCCCAATCTCCACTCCCTCATCCCTACTACCTGACCTGGGACGGACGCGACCTTGCCGGAAACAAAGCCGGCCCCGGTATCTACTACTTCCGGACTGCCGGCGCCTCGGCCAAGTTCGTCCTCGCCAGGTAGGCGGGAAGCGCCGCGACCCGGCCGGTTGACTTTCCCGGGTTGACGGGCTAGAATTTACCACCGAGGCAGGCGGCTTCCCCCCGCGGGATCCCGCAAACGTCCACGTGTGATGGACTGGAGCATCTTTGTGAGAAATCTGTTCGGCCTGTTCGTGCTCGTCAGCGGCGTCGTCCACGCTGCTCCGATCTTCCTTGCCCGCGTCGGCTTGGGCGCGAGCGAGGGGCTGACGGCGGTCGCGCCGCTGGCAGCGGTTGTGGCCGACCTCGGCGACTTCTGCCTGGTTCGGGCATCGGATGCGGAGCTCTCCTCCCTCGCCGCGCAGGGATTCGACGTTGCCGTACTGGACCGGGTGGGTGACGAGGACTACTACTTCGTGCAGGCCGCTGCGGATTTCGATCAGGACCTGCTGGCCGGCTGCTGCCGGGTGCTCGACCGCTATGCGCGCGGGTTCATCGTTGCGGCCACCGAGGAGGGCGTCCGGGAACTCAACCGGATGCCGGTCGAACTCGCCCGCGTCGCCCGGGAACCGGTTCTTCTCTCCGGGAGGTCAGCGCGGCTGCCGGCCCTGCCCGCGGTTGACGACAGCCTGGTCTGGCGGCTGGTCAATAGCGTGGACGCGGATACCGTGCTTGGAAACATCCGCCGCCTCCAGAACTTCCTTACCCGCTATTCGACAACCGAGTCTCTGCGCCAGGCCTGTTCGTGGATGCGTGCCAAGCTCACCACGTTCGGCTGTGACTCAGCCTGGCTGGACACCTGGAGTTCGCAGTACGCGCCGAACGTGGTCGGCGTGAAGACCGGGAAGACAACTCCCGGACTCATCTACATCATCGACGGCCACATCGACAACACCTCCGACCGTCAGCCGGACAGCTGTCCGGGTGCGGACGACAATGCGTCCGGCACCGCCGCGGTGATCGAGGCGGCGCGCGTTTTCGCCGACGTCGACTTCGCCTGTACGGTCTGGTTCATCGGGTTCTCCGGGGAAGAGCAGGGGCTGCTCGGGTCCGGGGACTTCGCGCAACGCTGCCGGGCGCGGGGCGATTCGGTATGCGGGGTGTTCAACTTCGACATGATTTCCTACGGCCGGCAGGACCTCGACTCCTTCCGGGTAATCGGCACACCTTCGAATCCGGACTGCTCCTGGCTGATCGACTTCTATATCGCGCAGGCCGACACGTTCTCTGCCCTGAAGCCCATCCGCATAATGGACGCCGGCGCCAGGTACTCGGACCACTCTTCGTTCTGGGACCAGGGCTACGTCGCCTTCTGCGGCATCGAGGACGACTTCACACCCGAGT is part of the candidate division WOR-3 bacterium genome and encodes:
- a CDS encoding M28 family peptidase → MKTAGVLLLTALTAVAVAGDLLVRIEPASDADIELAAASGGAFLQRFDGWFLVRARPDDFPALSERLSCRALGAALEGRRCVYAQVAPDFDRQQLAACGTVLTEDREGVLLRVTAEGVRKLTRMPVELCGVSTEPVRATGTPSAERQAPNAMVVSDSLIWQLMARASQDSAEAVLRRLIAFRTRYAPTDSCWAAANWFRQQLAAYGCDSTYLDTFHMPLDTQTVNVVGVKLGRVNPNLIHIVCGHIDNTSETPETFAPGSDDNASGCGLVLEAARIFQGIEFDYTVLFVGFGAEEFGLVGSDTMARECRERGDTIVLVINHDMNSYGTAGRDSIRVVGKRSNPPCSTWVEYYMAMADTFTDLKCHREIVDDQASSDQHSFWKYGYAAIRDRYLDRDPVYHTTGDTIGPFEYYMCGTNNVPMYTEAIKATVATVARLAGARADTTGVSESRPVPLSVDLRVLPSVGRAPVLIRLSPAVRPVAVYDAMGRCIRTLSAPQCHPIRILSAPQSPLPHPYYLTWDGRDLAGNKAGPGIYYFRTAGASAKFVLAR
- a CDS encoding M28 family peptidase; translated protein: MDWSIFVRNLFGLFVLVSGVVHAAPIFLARVGLGASEGLTAVAPLAAVVADLGDFCLVRASDAELSSLAAQGFDVAVLDRVGDEDYYFVQAAADFDQDLLAGCCRVLDRYARGFIVAATEEGVRELNRMPVELARVAREPVLLSGRSARLPALPAVDDSLVWRLVNSVDADTVLGNIRRLQNFLTRYSTTESLRQACSWMRAKLTTFGCDSAWLDTWSSQYAPNVVGVKTGKTTPGLIYIIDGHIDNTSDRQPDSCPGADDNASGTAAVIEAARVFADVDFACTVWFIGFSGEEQGLLGSGDFAQRCRARGDSVCGVFNFDMISYGRQDLDSFRVIGTPSNPDCSWLIDFYIAQADTFSALKPIRIMDAGARYSDHSSFWDQGYVAFCGIEDDFTPEYHTLGDTIGPLYYVNCGTNNWLMATEAIRAAVASIAKLAGASPRTGVEEETPSRPVRIARVIPTVGRAPVALRFTQKPPRGTSVEIYNGDGRLVDALPVSNSAAEWQGSAAGVYFLRLTDGGVSSAAKVVLTD